The Thermogemmatispora onikobensis genome has a segment encoding these proteins:
- a CDS encoding iron-sulfur cluster-binding protein produces MRLYQAILEENLTVRPGLHLLELRAPALAQAVRPGQYCMVRCAEEGSFDPLLRRPFFVHSIEGEHCRFLFQVRGRGTTWLARRPVGEELDLLGPLGQGWRLPPRLSTLLLVAEGFGVVALALLAQRASEQGLAVTLVQEVAQPQESYPAALLPEEVEYHLLTSDGSGAQGQDQQGRLLTALGDYLSWADAVCLGVSRETALQLYQHFERLRRPGFAQVAVLQPLVCGIGACLACTLETSRSPRLICLEGPTFDLQTLARS; encoded by the coding sequence ATGCGTCTTTATCAGGCGATCCTTGAGGAAAACCTGACTGTACGGCCAGGGCTTCACTTGCTGGAGCTGCGCGCGCCGGCCCTGGCGCAGGCGGTGAGGCCGGGCCAGTACTGTATGGTACGCTGTGCTGAGGAGGGGTCGTTTGATCCGCTGCTGCGCCGGCCTTTCTTTGTGCATAGCATTGAGGGCGAGCACTGCCGTTTTCTGTTCCAGGTACGTGGGCGCGGTACGACCTGGTTAGCACGGCGCCCTGTAGGGGAAGAGCTGGACCTGCTGGGTCCCTTGGGCCAGGGTTGGCGACTGCCGCCCCGCCTGAGCACGCTCCTGCTGGTCGCTGAGGGCTTCGGGGTTGTGGCTCTGGCGTTGCTGGCTCAGCGCGCTAGCGAGCAGGGGCTGGCGGTGACCCTTGTGCAGGAGGTGGCGCAGCCGCAAGAAAGCTACCCGGCTGCGCTGTTGCCGGAAGAAGTCGAGTACCATCTGCTGACGAGCGATGGCAGTGGCGCACAAGGCCAGGACCAGCAAGGAAGACTCTTGACAGCGCTGGGGGACTATCTCAGTTGGGCCGATGCCGTCTGTTTGGGCGTTTCACGTGAAACGGCGCTGCAGCTCTATCAACACTTCGAGCGTCTGCGCCGTCCAGGTTTCGCCCAGGTCGCGGTGCTCCAGCCCCTCGTTTGTGGCATTGGTGCCTGCCTGGCCTGTACCCTGGAGACCAGCCGTAGCCCGCGCCTCATCTGCCTGGAAGGACCAACCTTCGATCTGCAGACCCTGGCTCGAAGCTGA
- a CDS encoding amino acid ABC transporter ATP-binding protein produces MVRVEEAVKRFGDLLVLNNVSMTVERGQVVVIIGPSGSGKTTLLRCINHLEKIDGGRIYVDGQLVGYRLVKGRLVEAKEAEIAKMRAQIGFVFQRFNLFAHMTALENIIEAPIHVLGMPRDEAVAYAMELLRKVGLEEKAHVYPHKLSGGQQQRVAIARALAMRPKLMLFDEATSALDPELVGEVLKVMRQLAEEGMTMVVVTHEMGFARDVADHVIFMDHGVIVEEGTPDQIFDDPQSERTRNFLGLIAAD; encoded by the coding sequence ATGGTTCGCGTTGAGGAGGCGGTGAAGCGCTTTGGCGACCTGCTCGTCCTCAACAATGTCAGCATGACGGTGGAGCGTGGACAGGTCGTCGTGATCATCGGCCCCAGCGGCTCCGGCAAAACAACCTTGCTGCGCTGCATTAATCACCTCGAGAAGATCGATGGGGGCCGTATCTATGTTGATGGGCAGCTTGTTGGCTACCGTCTGGTGAAGGGACGGCTGGTCGAGGCCAAGGAGGCCGAAATCGCCAAAATGCGGGCCCAGATTGGGTTTGTCTTCCAGCGCTTCAACCTCTTTGCCCACATGACGGCCCTGGAGAACATTATCGAAGCTCCCATTCATGTCCTGGGCATGCCACGAGACGAGGCGGTCGCTTACGCAATGGAGCTGCTGCGCAAGGTCGGCCTGGAGGAGAAGGCCCACGTCTATCCCCATAAGCTCTCGGGCGGTCAACAGCAGCGAGTGGCCATTGCGCGCGCTTTGGCCATGCGCCCCAAGCTGATGCTCTTCGATGAGGCAACCTCGGCCCTCGATCCCGAGCTGGTGGGCGAGGTGCTAAAGGTCATGCGCCAGCTGGCGGAGGAGGGGATGACTATGGTGGTGGTGACCCATGAGATGGGTTTTGCCCGTGATGTGGCCGATCACGTGATCTTTATGGATCACGGCGTGATTGTGGAAGAAGGTACGCCTGACCAGATTTTCGATGATCCACAGAGCGAGCGTACTCGGAACTTCCTCGGCCTCATCGCTGCAGATTAA
- a CDS encoding amino acid ABC transporter permease, with translation MFDWDAVWKFILSPFFLQAAWTTLWLSVVAQLAGVILGLFLALMRMSRFKWLSFPVQVYVWFFRGSPLLVQVLLLWDGLPKLVPGLLFSQITCILIAFSLNEAAYMSEIIRAGISSVDPGQMEAARALGMRYWLAMRRIILPQAARVIIPPLGNEFNNMLKTTSIASVIGLEELTGTAEILGAPSFSIFELLIVATVYYLLLTTLWDYFQRWIERRLDPEYAAKGGRPGRRPGQKSWAQRVLGFGNPPLESGELIAGGHGGAR, from the coding sequence ATGTTCGATTGGGATGCCGTTTGGAAATTCATTCTGTCACCCTTTTTTCTCCAGGCCGCCTGGACCACGCTCTGGCTCTCTGTCGTTGCCCAGCTGGCCGGCGTGATCCTCGGCTTGTTCCTGGCGCTCATGCGCATGTCACGCTTCAAGTGGCTCTCCTTCCCCGTACAAGTCTATGTCTGGTTCTTCCGCGGCAGCCCGTTGCTCGTCCAGGTGCTCTTGCTCTGGGATGGGCTGCCCAAGCTGGTCCCCGGCCTGCTCTTCAGTCAGATTACCTGCATATTGATTGCCTTCTCTTTAAACGAGGCAGCCTACATGTCGGAGATCATCCGTGCGGGCATCAGCTCGGTTGATCCAGGGCAGATGGAGGCTGCGCGTGCTTTGGGCATGCGCTACTGGTTGGCTATGCGCCGCATTATTCTGCCACAGGCGGCGCGGGTCATTATCCCTCCCCTCGGCAATGAGTTCAACAATATGCTCAAGACCACCTCGATCGCCTCTGTCATCGGGCTGGAGGAGCTGACTGGTACCGCTGAGATTCTGGGGGCGCCAAGCTTCTCGATTTTTGAACTGCTGATCGTGGCCACCGTCTACTATCTGCTGCTGACAACTTTGTGGGACTACTTCCAGCGCTGGATCGAGCGTCGGCTGGACCCCGAGTATGCGGCCAAAGGCGGGCGACCAGGTCGGCGCCCAGGACAGAAGAGCTGGGCCCAGCGAGTCCTGGGATTCGGCAATCCACCCCTGGAGTCCGGGGAGTTGATCGCTGGTGGGCATGGAGGAGCGCGCTAG
- a CDS encoding ABC transporter substrate-binding protein, with protein MLRSGILLGIVLIFALALAACGGSSAPASGGGNASNKYGLITPGVLTVGSDTTYPPQEFIDPATNQPKGFDIDLITEIAKRLGLQVRVVTDGFDTIFDDLAARRFDLVISAVTINPDRQKKFDFIPYFNAGESLLVEKGNPLHITSVDQLCGQNVGVQTGTVEQTDLQAVSQNCTKAGKPPIHLTVLKDQTEVVQLLANHRVVATYQDSPVTDYYLKQNPGKFEVGGSVVNAAPEGIMFRKGDTALYNAVKGVFDAMRSDGTYKQLIDKWGLTSGAIALMERRALL; from the coding sequence GTGCTACGAAGTGGGATCTTGCTGGGCATTGTGCTCATCTTCGCCCTGGCTCTGGCCGCCTGCGGTGGTTCGTCAGCGCCCGCGAGCGGCGGGGGCAATGCGAGCAACAAATATGGCCTCATTACACCGGGCGTGCTCACGGTCGGTAGCGATACAACCTATCCGCCCCAGGAGTTCATTGACCCAGCCACCAACCAGCCCAAAGGCTTCGACATCGATCTCATCACGGAGATCGCCAAGCGCCTGGGGCTGCAGGTCCGCGTTGTGACTGACGGCTTCGACACCATCTTTGACGATCTCGCGGCCCGGCGCTTTGACCTCGTGATCTCGGCGGTCACGATCAACCCCGATCGTCAAAAGAAGTTTGATTTCATCCCCTATTTCAATGCCGGCGAGTCGCTCCTGGTCGAGAAGGGGAATCCGCTGCACATCACGAGCGTTGACCAGCTCTGTGGCCAAAATGTGGGCGTTCAGACTGGCACGGTTGAGCAGACTGACCTGCAGGCGGTCTCGCAGAACTGCACCAAGGCCGGCAAACCTCCCATCCATCTGACGGTACTCAAGGACCAGACGGAAGTCGTCCAGCTGCTGGCCAACCATCGCGTGGTTGCCACCTATCAGGATTCGCCGGTGACCGACTATTATTTGAAGCAGAATCCTGGGAAGTTTGAGGTTGGCGGCTCGGTGGTCAATGCCGCGCCCGAGGGGATTATGTTCCGCAAAGGAGATACGGCTCTCTACAATGCTGTCAAGGGGGTCTTTGATGCCATGCGCAGCGATGGCACCTACAAGCAGCTCATCGACAAGTGGGGGCTGACCAGTGGCGCCATTGCTCTCATGGAGCGGCGTGCCCTCCTCTAG
- a CDS encoding amylo-alpha-1,6-glucosidase encodes MPITFDRRICCDLNETISREWLITNGLGGYAAGTVAGVLTRMQHGLLVIPIEQKAPPQLLLAKIDEEAVFDQRTYYLGTNEYRDGTLSPAGFVHLEAFRLEEGFPVFLYRIGGLDGVMLEKRIWMIPGQHTTCIQYRLSRHHEHEQGGFGPESEQRARAITSASGLTSPPTYQRTYLRYRALDQHVLELTLLPFSAYRPFDSPQAGHNDWHFQVEVHHSSEQQPGVASAPWPAGQLQLPRGVTGCTIRATRDAQPYHLFIVGHPDSQPLFIPTGVWYWHFLRRVDRDAGRPAVDDLYLPGVFRARLWPGEEATLTIVATTEDPALLPLTPSYLALAYRRSVEQQRALLQPQRYFGEGGETSYRLQVLPLTGTTNPQREGEEFLHLLVQAGNRFLVRQRPARLAGPGQEPYARPLAGQEAERFSILSTFYGLEEYTRDALIALPGLMLATGRFEECRRLLRGLARNFKQGLLPDRLAPASHSLSEADYRNADVTLWYLYALDHYFRFSGDEELIVELYPRLAESLLWYLEGTQHGIQVDPHDGLLQSASPHQALTWMNAYANGGPVTPRSGKPVEINALWYHALALMEEWSTFVRGRGGNTYLSGRIQELRQRCAEGFQRFWYAEGHYLYDVLDGPAGHDPSLRPNQLLAISLRHTALAPAHRLEVLEQVTRHLLTPYGLRTLAPHDPAYRGRLGHNSEEQHQALHQGTVWTWLIGPYIEALLKLDGRRHNGEEPDPGHVTPLGQEYIWRQGLRALEPFLRELTQHTLGMIGGVFDGDPPHHAGYQAASASGVAELLRIYSYLAQAGAGHLVPALSV; translated from the coding sequence ATGCCCATCACATTCGATCGCCGTATCTGTTGTGACCTGAACGAGACCATTTCGCGCGAGTGGCTGATTACCAATGGGCTGGGAGGTTATGCCGCGGGCACCGTTGCCGGCGTGCTGACGCGCATGCAGCATGGTCTGCTCGTGATCCCAATTGAGCAGAAGGCTCCTCCCCAGCTATTGCTGGCGAAGATCGATGAGGAGGCAGTCTTTGATCAGCGCACCTACTATCTTGGGACGAACGAGTACCGCGATGGCACGCTCAGCCCCGCCGGCTTCGTTCACCTGGAGGCTTTTCGTTTAGAGGAGGGTTTTCCTGTCTTTCTCTACCGCATCGGCGGCCTCGATGGGGTAATGTTAGAGAAACGGATCTGGATGATTCCAGGCCAACACACGACCTGCATCCAGTATCGCCTTTCGCGCCACCATGAGCATGAGCAGGGCGGTTTCGGGCCGGAGAGCGAGCAGCGTGCGCGTGCGATAACCTCAGCCTCGGGTCTGACCAGTCCGCCCACCTATCAGCGCACCTATCTTCGCTATCGCGCGTTGGATCAGCATGTTTTGGAATTGACCCTGCTGCCGTTCTCTGCCTATCGTCCTTTCGACAGCCCCCAGGCCGGCCACAACGACTGGCACTTTCAGGTAGAGGTACATCACAGCAGCGAGCAGCAGCCAGGAGTCGCTTCGGCCCCCTGGCCAGCCGGGCAGCTGCAGCTTCCTCGCGGCGTGACCGGCTGCACCATTCGAGCCACCAGGGATGCTCAGCCCTATCATCTGTTCATCGTCGGCCATCCCGACAGCCAGCCTCTTTTTATCCCAACAGGGGTATGGTACTGGCATTTTCTGCGGCGTGTTGACCGCGATGCCGGGCGACCCGCAGTGGACGACCTCTACCTGCCGGGCGTCTTCCGCGCACGCCTCTGGCCAGGAGAGGAGGCCACACTCACCATTGTGGCCACGACCGAGGACCCGGCATTGTTGCCGCTGACGCCCAGCTACCTGGCCCTGGCCTACCGGCGGAGCGTCGAGCAGCAGCGCGCGCTCCTCCAGCCCCAGCGCTACTTCGGCGAAGGAGGCGAAACCTCCTATCGCCTGCAGGTCTTACCCCTGACGGGCACCACGAATCCTCAGCGCGAGGGCGAGGAGTTTCTGCACTTGCTTGTACAGGCAGGCAACCGCTTCCTGGTTCGTCAGCGACCCGCCCGCCTGGCCGGTCCGGGCCAGGAACCTTACGCCAGGCCCCTGGCAGGGCAGGAAGCAGAGCGCTTCTCGATCCTGTCAACATTCTACGGGCTGGAAGAGTACACACGCGATGCCCTGATTGCTCTGCCCGGGCTCATGCTGGCCACTGGACGCTTCGAGGAGTGCCGTCGCTTACTCCGCGGGCTGGCGCGCAACTTTAAACAGGGCTTGCTACCGGACCGTTTGGCGCCTGCCAGCCACAGCCTCAGCGAGGCGGACTATCGCAACGCGGATGTCACACTCTGGTACCTCTACGCCCTCGATCACTATTTCCGCTTCAGCGGAGACGAAGAGCTGATCGTCGAGCTTTACCCCCGCCTGGCCGAAAGCCTGCTCTGGTACCTGGAGGGAACTCAGCACGGGATTCAGGTTGATCCGCACGACGGCCTGCTGCAGAGCGCCAGCCCCCACCAGGCCCTGACCTGGATGAACGCCTATGCCAATGGAGGCCCGGTCACGCCGCGCAGCGGTAAGCCGGTCGAGATCAATGCCCTGTGGTATCACGCCCTGGCACTGATGGAGGAGTGGTCGACTTTCGTCCGTGGACGCGGCGGGAATACCTATCTGAGTGGACGCATTCAGGAGCTGCGCCAGCGCTGTGCAGAGGGGTTCCAGCGCTTCTGGTACGCCGAGGGACATTATCTTTACGATGTTCTCGATGGACCCGCCGGCCATGATCCCAGCCTGCGCCCTAATCAGCTGCTGGCCATCTCTCTGCGCCACACAGCCCTCGCCCCAGCCCATCGCCTAGAGGTGCTAGAGCAGGTCACACGCCATCTTTTAACCCCCTATGGCTTGCGCACTCTGGCCCCCCACGATCCTGCTTATCGCGGACGGCTGGGCCATAACAGCGAAGAACAGCATCAGGCCCTCCACCAGGGCACCGTCTGGACATGGCTGATCGGCCCTTACATTGAGGCGCTCTTAAAGCTCGATGGCCGCCGTCACAACGGTGAAGAACCAGACCCCGGCCACGTTACTCCCCTGGGACAGGAGTATATCTGGCGCCAGGGCTTACGAGCATTGGAGCCGTTTCTCCGAGAGCTGACCCAGCATACGCTCGGCATGATCGGCGGCGTCTTCGATGGCGACCCTCCTCACCACGCCGGCTATCAGGCTGCCAGCGCCAGCGGCGTCGCCGAACTGCTGCGAATCTATAGCTATTTAGCCCAGGCTGGAGCCGGTCACCTGGTTCCCGCTCTCTCGGTGTAA
- the dnaG gene encoding DNA primase: MSSIIETIKARLDLVDEVGQVVKLQKTGRAFKALCPFHNERTPSFYVFPESQHWHCFGCHESGDIFTFVQKTQGLDFPEALRYLAEKAGVSLDEQPGYDTAQQRELAAQRERLRQLNEDAQLWFHQALLRLREAAPARAYLQSRGLTAETVIAFGLGYAPDSRDGLCRYLLAQGYSEQELVSAGLAREPEDGQGLYDYFRNRIIFPIRDLRGRVLAFGGRALGDGQPKYLNTPQTPLFEKNSVLYALDRAKEAIKQANQVIIVEGYIDAIMAHQYGTRQTVACIGSAITEKHIQQIKKLARRITLALDPDAAGMAATEHGIQEALRSLERTIVPVPLPAPPQERRGQGQGSGARAIIRLEEEIDAQIDVLMLPAGQDPDEVIRQNPAQWEEALAHPLPLVDYYFVAKTMDLDLRQPRDQALAARRLLPIIAMISDRVKRDAYVRKLARMIHVDEQSLYNELQRSLRGRHQSVAEIVVPAESGRREVEGNRKGRGRQRQSSQAPAPLRSLPSLAQTGLSSSEKAGTETLSPVSPAGGEEARVGEGGAPVSAGPGGKGPTLDRGSLDRVEWEDYLIGLLLQHPGLSQHVCGIINDGDFIGTDTRELYHFLNSLYQRGSSSFHQPLEQLLPSALLETAARAQRRIEAASPLDGAGLIKAATQCATRLKRMRLMQLNTELRYLIQEARETGDLTAVHELERQLQEIHRQIREIHVKTNLQG; this comes from the coding sequence ATGTCTTCAATCATCGAAACCATCAAAGCGCGCCTCGACCTGGTAGATGAAGTTGGCCAGGTGGTGAAGCTCCAGAAAACGGGCCGGGCCTTCAAGGCCCTTTGTCCTTTTCACAACGAGCGCACACCCTCCTTCTATGTCTTTCCAGAGTCGCAGCACTGGCACTGTTTTGGCTGTCACGAGAGCGGCGATATTTTCACCTTTGTGCAAAAGACCCAGGGTCTCGACTTTCCGGAGGCCCTGCGCTACCTGGCGGAGAAAGCGGGCGTCTCTCTGGATGAACAGCCTGGCTACGATACAGCCCAGCAGCGTGAGCTGGCTGCCCAGCGCGAGCGGCTACGCCAGCTCAACGAGGATGCTCAGCTCTGGTTTCATCAGGCCCTCCTGCGTTTGCGCGAAGCAGCCCCGGCGCGGGCCTATCTTCAGAGTCGTGGTCTCACGGCAGAGACCGTTATAGCCTTTGGCCTGGGGTACGCTCCCGACAGCCGCGATGGTCTCTGTCGTTATCTACTCGCGCAGGGCTATAGCGAGCAGGAGCTGGTCAGTGCTGGTCTGGCTCGTGAGCCAGAGGACGGGCAGGGCCTTTATGATTACTTCAGGAACCGCATTATCTTTCCCATTCGAGACCTGCGGGGGCGGGTGCTTGCCTTCGGAGGGCGCGCGCTGGGTGATGGCCAGCCCAAATATCTAAACACCCCTCAGACGCCGCTCTTCGAGAAGAATAGCGTGCTCTATGCGCTCGACCGTGCCAAAGAGGCGATCAAGCAAGCCAACCAGGTGATCATTGTCGAGGGCTATATCGACGCCATCATGGCCCACCAGTACGGAACGCGGCAGACCGTTGCCTGTATTGGTAGCGCGATCACCGAGAAACACATCCAGCAGATCAAAAAGCTGGCGCGGCGCATTACCCTGGCCTTAGATCCCGATGCCGCCGGCATGGCCGCGACGGAGCACGGCATTCAAGAGGCGCTCCGCTCGCTAGAGCGAACGATCGTTCCCGTCCCACTACCGGCGCCACCCCAGGAGCGCCGTGGTCAGGGTCAGGGGAGCGGCGCCAGGGCCATTATTCGCCTGGAAGAAGAGATCGATGCTCAAATCGATGTGCTCATGCTGCCCGCGGGCCAGGACCCCGATGAGGTGATCCGCCAGAACCCGGCCCAATGGGAGGAGGCTCTTGCTCATCCGTTACCTTTGGTCGATTATTACTTTGTAGCCAAGACGATGGACCTGGATCTGCGTCAACCGAGAGACCAGGCATTGGCGGCGCGGCGCCTGCTTCCCATCATCGCTATGATCAGTGATCGCGTCAAACGCGATGCCTATGTGCGGAAGCTAGCCAGGATGATCCATGTCGATGAACAGAGCCTGTATAATGAATTGCAGCGTAGCCTGCGTGGCAGACACCAGAGTGTGGCCGAAATCGTTGTGCCCGCCGAGTCGGGTAGGAGGGAGGTGGAAGGCAACAGGAAAGGGAGAGGACGGCAGCGCCAGTCATCGCAGGCTCCGGCTCCGCTGCGCTCTCTGCCCTCACTGGCCCAGACTGGTCTCAGCTCCAGCGAGAAAGCCGGAACAGAGACACTCTCCCCGGTCTCACCCGCCGGGGGGGAGGAGGCCAGAGTGGGAGAGGGGGGGGCCCCGGTCAGCGCTGGCCCCGGCGGCAAAGGTCCGACGCTTGACAGAGGAAGCCTGGATAGAGTAGAATGGGAAGACTACCTGATAGGGCTACTCCTCCAACATCCTGGTTTAAGTCAACATGTTTGTGGTATAATAAACGATGGTGACTTTATCGGGACGGACACGCGGGAGTTGTACCACTTTCTCAACTCTCTTTATCAACGTGGCTCTTCCTCTTTCCATCAACCCTTAGAGCAGCTGTTACCTTCCGCGTTGCTGGAAACGGCGGCCCGAGCGCAACGGCGCATCGAGGCAGCGTCTCCGCTCGATGGAGCAGGACTGATCAAAGCGGCCACCCAATGTGCAACCCGCTTGAAGCGCATGCGGCTGATGCAGCTCAATACGGAGCTGCGCTATTTGATCCAGGAGGCCCGGGAAACGGGGGACCTGACCGCAGTGCACGAGCTGGAGCGTCAGCTGCAGGAAATCCACCGGCAGATCCGCGAGATTCACGTGAAGACGAATCTGCAGGGATGA
- the rpoD gene encoding RNA polymerase sigma factor RpoD: MTRSRNEEVHTEQLSDVYEPFEADMLLEDSHRVFDDIDSLGLRATTAGSLVTAADDGESYDLFSKLQDEETMDALDTKEPPADWEPGPEDEVDVEAMTGAKWDDLQDGLGIVVADLENSLDDPVRMYLREIGRVPLLTAEEEVRLARLMERGKAEAAKPNPNRRIIEEGEEAQRRLTEANLRLVVSVAKKYIGRGMSLLDLIQEGNIGLIRAVEKFDYTKGYKFSTYATWWIRQAITRAIADQARTIRIPVHMVETINRLIRISRRLLQDLGREPTSEEIAEQMDISPEKVREIIKVSQEPVSLETPIGEEEDSHLGDFIEDHTALAPADAASHQLLKEQVEDVLASLTERERKVLQLRFGLDDGRSRTLEEVGKEFHVTRERIRQIEAKALRKLRHPSRSRKLKDYLD; the protein is encoded by the coding sequence ATGACGAGATCGCGGAATGAAGAGGTGCATACTGAACAATTGAGCGATGTATATGAGCCTTTCGAGGCGGATATGCTCCTCGAAGACTCGCACCGTGTTTTTGACGATATCGATTCACTAGGTCTGCGTGCTACCACCGCTGGTAGCCTTGTCACGGCTGCCGATGACGGTGAGTCATATGACCTGTTCTCCAAGTTACAGGACGAAGAAACCATGGATGCCCTGGATACCAAGGAGCCACCGGCAGACTGGGAACCCGGACCGGAGGACGAGGTCGACGTAGAGGCGATGACCGGGGCCAAGTGGGATGATCTCCAGGACGGCCTTGGAATCGTTGTCGCCGACCTCGAAAATAGCCTCGACGATCCGGTGCGCATGTACTTGCGCGAGATCGGGCGGGTTCCTCTGCTGACCGCTGAGGAGGAGGTCCGCCTGGCGCGGCTGATGGAGCGGGGCAAGGCTGAGGCTGCCAAGCCTAACCCGAATCGGCGCATTATCGAGGAGGGTGAGGAGGCTCAGCGGCGCCTGACCGAGGCTAATTTGCGCCTGGTGGTGAGCGTTGCCAAAAAGTACATTGGCCGGGGCATGAGCCTGCTGGACCTGATCCAGGAGGGCAATATTGGCCTGATTCGTGCCGTCGAAAAGTTCGACTACACCAAGGGCTACAAGTTCAGTACCTACGCCACCTGGTGGATTCGCCAGGCCATTACCCGTGCTATCGCCGATCAGGCTCGCACGATCCGCATCCCGGTTCACATGGTCGAGACCATTAACCGGCTGATCCGCATTAGTCGTCGCCTCTTGCAGGACCTTGGGCGTGAGCCAACCTCGGAGGAGATCGCCGAGCAGATGGACATCAGTCCCGAGAAGGTGCGCGAGATCATCAAGGTCAGCCAGGAGCCAGTGAGTCTGGAGACGCCGATCGGCGAGGAGGAAGATAGTCACCTGGGTGACTTTATCGAGGATCACACGGCCCTTGCTCCCGCTGATGCGGCCAGCCATCAGCTCCTGAAGGAGCAGGTTGAGGATGTGCTTGCCAGCCTGACCGAGCGCGAGCGGAAGGTGCTCCAGTTGCGCTTTGGTCTCGATGACGGTCGGAGCCGTACGCTCGAAGAGGTTGGCAAGGAGTTTCATGTAACGCGCGAGCGCATCCGCCAGATCGAGGCGAAGGCTCTGCGCAAGCTGCGCCATCCCAGCCGCAGCCGCAAGCTCAAGGATTATCTCGATTAG
- a CDS encoding NAD(P)H-dependent glycerol-3-phosphate dehydrogenase — MASVAVIGSGAWGTTLALLLADKGIDTVLWEHRPERAADMARLRENRLFLPGFRFPEHLGVTADLEKAVRHRDVIILVTPSQRMRENARQLAPYLERGAIVVSASKGIELSTLQRMSEVLAEELPEARARLAALSGPNLAREVAEGKPTAAVVAAQDGATAIYLRTLLSTARYRVYTTQDIIGIELGGALKNIIAIGAGINDGMGYGENARAAFITRGLAEITRLGTAAGAHPLTFAGLAGLGDLVATCSSPLSRNHQLGRRLAAGEKLDDILASMHSVAEGVYTTRAALQLAQRYGVEMPITQQLALVLFEGYDPYKAVLELMMRDPKGEMEGLIEGSIYVS; from the coding sequence ATGGCATCCGTTGCAGTGATTGGCAGTGGTGCCTGGGGAACCACGCTGGCGCTTTTGCTGGCCGACAAAGGGATCGATACGGTCCTCTGGGAGCATCGACCCGAGCGGGCCGCCGACATGGCGCGTCTGCGTGAAAATAGACTCTTCCTGCCCGGCTTTCGCTTTCCCGAGCATCTAGGAGTCACCGCCGATCTGGAAAAAGCCGTTCGCCATCGCGACGTCATCATCCTGGTCACACCCTCACAGCGCATGCGCGAAAACGCGCGGCAGCTAGCCCCCTATCTGGAGCGCGGCGCCATCGTCGTGAGTGCCAGCAAAGGGATCGAGCTCAGCACGCTCCAGCGTATGTCGGAGGTGCTGGCCGAAGAGCTACCGGAGGCTCGTGCACGTCTTGCCGCCCTCAGTGGTCCCAACCTCGCGCGCGAAGTCGCCGAGGGGAAACCCACAGCTGCCGTGGTAGCAGCCCAAGATGGGGCTACCGCCATCTACCTGCGTACCCTGCTGAGCACAGCGCGCTACCGGGTTTACACTACCCAAGACATCATCGGGATTGAGCTGGGCGGAGCCTTGAAGAACATCATCGCCATTGGAGCAGGCATCAATGACGGCATGGGCTACGGCGAGAACGCCCGCGCCGCCTTCATCACCCGTGGTCTGGCAGAGATCACGCGGCTCGGCACCGCTGCTGGGGCACATCCGTTGACCTTTGCCGGCCTGGCAGGCTTAGGTGATCTAGTGGCCACCTGCTCCAGCCCCTTGAGCCGCAACCACCAACTTGGCCGCCGCCTGGCTGCAGGCGAAAAGCTTGACGACATCCTGGCCTCCATGCACAGCGTGGCCGAAGGTGTCTATACCACCCGTGCCGCCCTCCAGCTAGCCCAGCGCTACGGTGTTGAAATGCCCATTACCCAGCAGCTCGCCCTCGTCCTGTTCGAGGGTTACGACCCCTACAAAGCCGTCCTGGAACTGATGATGCGCGACCCCAAAGGGGAGATGGAGGGTTTGATCGAAGGCAGCATCTATGTGAGCTAA